The following proteins are encoded in a genomic region of Necator americanus strain Aroian chromosome II, whole genome shotgun sequence:
- a CDS encoding hypothetical protein (NECATOR_CHRII.G7799.T1), producing MPARSSKLQQNSRSLRGFVDFVAFERRYLKLQSERLRFGAAAQNIHERGKRNDGDGEFSIESRECVRYMETQSVIRSRPDKALTCAATAIRDRRATGERHAHARWRVAQITLELRAKLLTALYALQKRIVLM from the coding sequence ATGCCAGCAAGGAGCAGTAAACTGCAGCAGAACTCAAGATCTCTTCGTGGATTTGTGGATTTCGTTGCCTTCGAGAGGAGATATCTAAAATTGCAATCAGAACGGTTGCGATTCGGCGCTGCAGCGCAAAACATCCACGAACGAGGGAAAAGAAATGACGGAGACGGAGAGTTCTCGATTGAATCGCGAGAATGTGTGCGATACATGGAAACGCAGAGCGTTATCAGATCGCGTCCTGATAAGGCCTTGACGTGCGCCGCGACGGCGATTAGAGATCGCCGCGCGACAGGAGAGCGACACGCACACGCACGTTGGAGGGTCGCGCAAATAACGCTCGAACTTCGCGCAAAGCTGCTCACTGCTCTCTACGCTCTGCAAAAAAGGATAGTACTCATGTGA